The DNA window ATGGATGATCGATGCCTTGCCAGTGATTTCGACTAGAACGGCAGATCCTCATCTTTCTGATCGGCTGCAGGCGGGGGAGACGATTCGGGTCCGGGGCCACCGGAACCTCCGTTGCCACCACCACCGGAACCACGGCTGTCAAGGAACATGAAGTCGTTGACGACGACTTCCGTCATGTAACGTTTGTTCCCGTCCTTGTCGTCCCAACTGCGCGTCTGCAGTTTCCCTTCGACATACACCTTCGAACCTTTCTTCAGGTATTCGCCGAAAAGCTCGGCGAGCTTACGCCAGGCGACGCAACGATGCCATTCGGTACGCTCGACAAGCGTGCCGTTCTGGTCCTTGTAAGATTCGTTAGTGGCCAGGCTGAAGCTGACGACAGGGATGTTGCTTTCGGTGTAACGCAGTTCGGGATCTCCGCCGAGATTGCCGATGAGCATCACTTTGTTTACGCCGTAAGACATGGTAGTTCCTCCAGAATTTGTTCCCCAAAAATGTTAGTTGTTGGGGAAAAGTATACAGGTCTGTTGTGTCAAGATCAAGAGAAAAGGAAGGGTATATGCGGCATCGCGAAATTCTCCGCACGCGCCGGCAAGTACCATCTGCTCCTTTGCGATTGAACGACGCAATTCTCCACGAGCACTATAGAAATGCAGCGTGTCAGGAGTCACGACGAGTATGCCGTTCTTCGTGACGGTGATACCCTGTGCATCGGTGAATTGGTCGCTACCGAAATGAAACAGAAAGTTTCCGAATAAATCAAATACCACCACGCGATGGGATTCCAGCACATAGAGATGCTTGTTCTCATCCGCTGCCAGCGCGACCGGTTCGGTCAGCCGTCCCTCCCCGGCCTCGATGCCTCCGAACACCCGCGAGACCGATCGCAGATTGTTCAGCGCCAGTACGCGGTTGTTTTCTCCGTCGAGTACGAACAGCTGTTCAAGAGAGGAATTTGCCACATCGAGAGGATATCCGAAACCGGGATCCGAGGCATCGTCTTCGCCGCTGAGGGAAGCCATGAAACGCAGACCACGGTCGAAGCGGGAAACCCGGTTGTTCCCGTAGTCGGCAACGTAGACTGCAATTCCGAGCCGGGCGTCAATACCGGTGGGACGATCGAACTGGGTGTCGTCCCAGCCCGGACCACCGACTTCGGCCAGGCGTGAGCCACGCATGTCGAATTTCTGCACCAGTGCCGTGCTGCCGTCGACGATATACACGTTGTTGAACTGGTCCACCGACAGCGCCTCGGCATCGGTGAAATCACCGAAACGGTATTCCTCAACAAGCGCAGCAGGCGTATGCGACTGGGTGTGTGCAGTGATTGGCACTGCGCACAGCAGGGCTGTGAAGATGGCAAGAAGCATGCGCATGCTTCCCCCTATTGCGTCTTGAAAATTTCGACGATGGGACTGCGATAGAGCAGGGGGAGATCCAGTGAGGAGTTCATCCGTATCGCGAGCCGCGCTTTCGGGGATATCTCGGTATCGATCGGCTCGAGGCCGTAGCCCGGTGAACGGAAGGTGATTTCAACCGTGCTCTTCGCGGGGATGTTGACTTTGCGTACGCGCTGTTCTTCAATGAGTACGACAGCAGGAAAACGCCGCAGAGGCTGACCGCTGGAGGCATCGAGAATGAGCATCTCCGGATCAGTGAGCATGACATCCGCTTCGCTTGCATTTGTGACGCTGAGACGGAGAATGGCATTCCCGGAAGGCTTGTTTCCCGGCATGAAATTGTTCCACACCTCCGTAGCGGCCGGTGCGACGGTCAGATGGTCGAAAATGGTCGGACTCCCGCTGCAGGCGCCCATCAGAACGATGAGCGCCGCGGCGAGAATGAGATTACTTGGTTGTAACCGTGACAGGCATGCTCTTGACATCGGTGCGGTATCCATCTGTTGTCTGGAATGCGAGTCCCACAATCACCTGCGGGTGCTGCTTGGTATCGAAAGCTTTGAGTCCGAGAGGCATGACAACCGGAATCTCGCGCGTCTCCTTCGGGAGCAAGCGGACGGTGGATATCGAGCCGTAGGAATCGGGGATGATGGGACGGAAACGCAGCAGCGCTTCGTTCGTTGCCGCACTGATCAGTTCTCCCTCGAGAAAGCCGACATTCATCTGCTTCTCCGTACGATTGATAAGACGCACGGTGATTTTGGCGGTCACCTGCTTCTCACTACCGACTTTTTCGGTGGTCACGGTGATGTCGCCGTACTGAATGGCGAGTGAATCGGTGATTGCGTCCGAGGAACAGCCGGCGAACACGATGGCCAGCATGGCAAAAACGGAAACAAGACGGTTCTTCATAGATACTCACGCATTATGGTATTGATGGAGTTGCTTATTGCAGTCGAAAATTGATGGGAACGGTTATCCATACGCGTACGGGCTTGTCGCGCTGCAGTCCGGGAGTGAACTTCACACGTCGCACGGCCTCAATGGCTGCTTCATCGCAGCCTCCGCCCAGGCTCTGAAGGACTTCCGCTTTCTCGACATTTCCCGTTTTGTCGAGAAGCACGCGCAAAACAACTTTTCCCTGTACTCCGGCACGGCGGGCGAGCGGCGGGTACTCGAGTTCATTCATCAGTGCCTCGATGCCACCGACAATCGTCGGAGGATCTTCCACGGCGACGAAGATCTCGTCAGTTTCCGCTGCGTCATCGTCATCCGCTATCAGCTCCGGAGGTGGCCCAACGGGGGTTTGCGTATCCAGCTCCGAGTCGAAGTCCGGCAACATATCCGTC is part of the bacterium genome and encodes:
- a CDS encoding single-stranded DNA-binding protein, producing the protein MSYGVNKVMLIGNLGGDPELRYTESNIPVVSFSLATNESYKDQNGTLVERTEWHRCVAWRKLAELFGEYLKKGSKVYVEGKLQTRSWDDKDGNKRYMTEVVVNDFMFLDSRGSGGGGNGGSGGPGPESSPPPAADQKDEDLPF
- a CDS encoding NHL repeat-containing protein; its protein translation is MRMLLAIFTALLCAVPITAHTQSHTPAALVEEYRFGDFTDAEALSVDQFNNVYIVDGSTALVQKFDMRGSRLAEVGGPGWDDTQFDRPTGIDARLGIAVYVADYGNNRVSRFDRGLRFMASLSGEDDASDPGFGYPLDVANSSLEQLFVLDGENNRVLALNNLRSVSRVFGGIEAGEGRLTEPVALAADENKHLYVLESHRVVVFDLFGNFLFHFGSDQFTDAQGITVTKNGILVVTPDTLHFYSARGELRRSIAKEQMVLAGACGEFRDAAYTLPFLLILTQQTCILFPNN
- a CDS encoding energy transducer TonB — protein: MAVHKKSRANIKGKTRRYFEVSLVVALMLVISAFAFFPLDEMEHRLITRAENTISITDIPVTQQQTLPPPPPRPPLPFASPNATDMLPDFDSELDTQTPVGPPPELIADDDDAAETDEIFVAVEDPPTIVGGIEALMNELEYPPLARRAGVQGKVVLRVLLDKTGNVEKAEVLQSLGGGCDEAAIEAVRRVKFTPGLQRDKPVRVWITVPINFRLQ